The Vibrio tubiashii genome includes a window with the following:
- a CDS encoding Fur family transcriptional regulator encodes MQDIEATIKHVEQSCKHRGKQLTTKRKIVLRALIHSNKALSAYELVDYCKEHFDANIQAMTIYRVLDFLESEQLAHKIKVSNKYVACSHIQCDHDHGVAQFLICSKCNKISEQTIDPAMVSGLQSNARQEGFTVINPQIEISCVCDECAKKESDS; translated from the coding sequence ATGCAAGATATCGAAGCGACCATTAAGCACGTTGAGCAAAGCTGCAAACATCGCGGCAAGCAATTAACGACAAAACGTAAGATCGTTCTACGCGCCCTAATACACTCCAACAAGGCTTTGTCTGCCTATGAATTGGTCGACTACTGCAAAGAGCACTTCGACGCCAACATTCAGGCGATGACCATCTATCGTGTTTTAGACTTTTTAGAAAGCGAACAGTTAGCTCACAAGATCAAAGTGTCTAACAAGTACGTCGCCTGTTCACATATTCAATGTGACCATGACCACGGTGTCGCTCAGTTCTTAATTTGTTCTAAGTGCAACAAAATCAGTGAGCAAACAATTGATCCTGCTATGGTTTCAGGGCTTCAGTCCAACGCGCGCCAAGAAGGTTTTACCGTGATTAACCCGCAAATTGAAATCAGCTGTGTGTGCGATGAATGTGCAAAAAAGGAATCCGACAGTTAA
- a CDS encoding dihydroorotase, producing MSATLIKNAQIVNEGTIIEADLRIVGQRIERVEQDITAQPTDTIVEANGKYLIPGMIDDQVHFREPGLTHKGSIASESRAAVAGGITSYMEMPNVSPATTTIEALERKFDIASASSLANYSFYLGATEDNLEEIKRLDPQKHCGVKVFMGASTGDLLVEAPHALDAIFRDSPVLIVTHCESGPVIAQNKQRLLQQKSQLTIEDHPLLRDDEACFASSSYAVELAKKHGSQLHVLHITTEKELALFESGPIANKKITAEACVHHLWFSHQDYATLGNQIKCNPAIKFPSDRNALLNALKTGQIDIIATDHAPHTWQEKQVAYEQAPAGLPLVQHALLTLFDQVKSGHLTMAQVVEKTAHNPAIRYAINQRGFIREGYFADLVLVDPQSTTTVSNENSLYHCGWSPFAGHAFSSQIQNTWVNGDLVYANQQINPSSNPAMRLSFKR from the coding sequence ATGTCAGCCACGCTCATTAAAAATGCCCAAATCGTCAATGAAGGGACTATTATCGAAGCCGATTTACGTATTGTCGGCCAAAGAATAGAAAGAGTTGAACAGGATATTACCGCCCAGCCAACTGACACCATCGTAGAGGCCAATGGCAAGTATCTGATTCCCGGAATGATTGATGATCAGGTTCACTTCAGAGAGCCGGGGTTGACGCACAAAGGCTCTATCGCATCTGAGTCCCGCGCAGCAGTCGCTGGCGGCATCACTAGTTATATGGAAATGCCTAACGTTAGCCCTGCAACCACAACCATTGAAGCTCTTGAGCGTAAATTTGATATTGCCTCGGCTAGCTCATTGGCTAACTACTCCTTCTATCTCGGTGCGACAGAAGACAATTTAGAGGAGATTAAACGCCTCGACCCACAGAAGCACTGCGGCGTTAAAGTGTTTATGGGGGCTTCTACGGGCGATCTTTTGGTTGAGGCACCGCATGCACTCGATGCTATCTTCCGTGACTCTCCCGTTCTGATTGTTACCCATTGTGAGAGTGGTCCAGTTATCGCTCAAAACAAACAACGCCTTTTACAACAGAAATCGCAGCTCACCATTGAAGATCATCCTCTTCTCAGAGATGACGAAGCCTGTTTCGCCTCTTCCTCTTACGCGGTTGAGCTGGCCAAAAAACATGGCAGCCAATTGCATGTTCTACACATTACAACGGAAAAGGAACTCGCTCTGTTTGAATCAGGCCCAATCGCAAATAAGAAGATTACCGCGGAAGCCTGTGTCCATCATTTGTGGTTTAGTCACCAAGATTATGCAACCTTAGGTAACCAGATCAAATGTAACCCGGCAATCAAGTTTCCTAGTGACAGAAACGCACTACTCAACGCACTGAAAACAGGCCAAATTGATATTATTGCCACCGATCACGCCCCTCACACATGGCAAGAAAAACAGGTCGCCTATGAGCAAGCTCCTGCGGGTTTGCCTTTAGTGCAACATGCTCTATTGACCCTGTTTGATCAGGTCAAATCGGGGCACCTGACCATGGCACAGGTTGTTGAAAAGACAGCACATAACCCTGCCATTCGTTACGCAATCAACCAACGCGGATTTATCCGTGAAGGCTATTTTGCTGACTTAGTTCTGGTCGATCCTCAATCAACGACAACAGTTAGCAACGAAAACAGTTTATACCACTGTGGTTGGTCGCCGTTTGCGGGGCATGCATTCTCTAGCCAGATTCAAAACACTTGGGTCAATGGCGACTTAGTGTATGCAAACCAGCAAATAAACCCTTCATCTAACCCAGCAATGCGCTTGTCATTCAAGCGATAA